A DNA window from Paenibacillus andongensis contains the following coding sequences:
- a CDS encoding Gfo/Idh/MocA family protein translates to MKVAILGCGGMGNVHAFSYTNMPDVTLVGVCDTDFELAQELSQKTGAPAFTSFEAMLKEIDFDVVSVTLPSFLHKEYTLKAAEAGKHVICEKPLALNLEDAEAMIRSCEQNGVRLFVGHVVRFFPEYAQMKQAIDEGKLGRVGVAHAKRIGSHPGNLRPWFYEADKSGGVIADLMIHDIDFFRSAIGEVKSVYGLNQRVNDIDYALVTLLFENGAVANLEAFWGYHGPFQTAVEIAGSKGIIRSDSQKSSSLQICKAPSDSEDRRFAEVPQSPGFNSPYALELSHFIQCIREGSEPIVTANDAYKALEITMAALESVRTGKSVQLQTSSKLEEETA, encoded by the coding sequence ATGAAAGTAGCCATACTCGGTTGCGGGGGAATGGGAAATGTACATGCCTTCAGCTACACGAACATGCCGGATGTGACGCTAGTTGGCGTCTGCGATACGGATTTCGAGCTAGCGCAAGAACTATCCCAGAAAACGGGGGCACCCGCTTTTACTTCCTTTGAAGCCATGCTGAAAGAGATAGATTTCGATGTCGTTAGCGTGACATTGCCAAGCTTCTTACATAAAGAATATACGTTGAAAGCGGCAGAAGCCGGAAAACATGTGATTTGTGAAAAACCGCTCGCACTGAACTTAGAGGATGCAGAAGCGATGATCCGCAGCTGCGAACAAAATGGCGTTCGTCTTTTTGTCGGACACGTTGTTCGTTTTTTCCCCGAATATGCGCAGATGAAGCAAGCCATCGATGAAGGGAAGTTAGGCCGGGTCGGCGTAGCTCATGCCAAACGGATAGGCTCACATCCCGGGAATCTCAGACCTTGGTTCTACGAAGCGGATAAAAGCGGCGGCGTCATTGCCGATCTCATGATACACGATATTGACTTTTTTCGCTCAGCGATCGGTGAAGTCAAGTCGGTATATGGCTTGAATCAACGCGTCAATGATATCGACTATGCTTTGGTTACACTTCTTTTTGAAAACGGGGCAGTGGCCAACCTGGAAGCATTTTGGGGGTATCACGGACCTTTCCAAACCGCCGTGGAAATTGCGGGCAGCAAAGGCATCATACGCAGCGACAGCCAGAAAAGCAGTTCTCTGCAAATCTGCAAAGCCCCTTCCGATTCAGAGGACAGACGCTTCGCCGAAGTTCCGCAAAGTCCGGGATTTAACAGCCCCTATGCATTGGAATTATCCCATTTCATTCAATGCATTAGAGAAGGAAGCGAACCCATTGTAACGGCTAACGATGCTTATAAAGCGCTCGAAATTACCATGGCTGCGCTGGAATCAGTACGGACAGGAAAGTCTGTTCAGCTGCAGACGAGCTCAAAGCTCGAGGAGGAGACAGCATGA
- a CDS encoding protein kinase domain-containing protein, with translation MITVTGYEIHQVIFEDPTIIVCHATSEEHACEVLLKIVKEGHRAIIENAKVINEYEIAGSLHIQGVIKPIALLRQGNVLVLASEWVHGLTLRHFAQSGQISIPVFLKIAIQIARVLEQLHKLHIVHMNIRPDTIVVVPSSLRVSLTGMGHSVLSMDGGRQARNMPLIEGSPPYMAPERTGQLNRVVDGSTDLYSLGVTFYEMLAGQLPFHAKDPLEWAHAHLAKTPLPLLTFNSQVPAIIDEIIMKLLEKTIDRRYKSAYGLRMDLENCLQQWEANGVCERFMIAGQDGPLLLEINSDTSDQPVLLSEKIEFETSESSSGYSQVLELAAVMRASQAFSEETDSYHLLSKLMSIIIEVAGAQRGCFVATRAAELYVEQIVEADSREQPLRGGIPLSRYENVCQNLISYVAFKRQFVILEEAVREGLFTQDPYVQLHKPKSVLGLPIIAQGELQGVLYLENNLTSGVFAAERLGVLHMLASQINYVQRLLGYYGSSQSIQEPKFEGALSSPMPSLTEREIEVLQWMAAGLSNKEIAMRLVMSAGTVKVHMRNLFSKLHVNNRVKAVTVATQLNLLQATSIAE, from the coding sequence ATGATTACCGTGACTGGTTATGAAATTCATCAAGTCATTTTTGAAGACCCAACGATTATCGTTTGCCACGCTACCTCGGAGGAACATGCTTGCGAGGTGCTTTTGAAGATCGTTAAAGAAGGCCATAGAGCGATTATTGAAAATGCGAAGGTTATTAATGAATATGAAATAGCCGGAAGTTTACATATTCAAGGTGTTATCAAACCGATCGCCTTATTAAGACAAGGAAATGTCCTGGTCCTGGCTAGTGAATGGGTACATGGATTGACACTGCGTCATTTTGCTCAGTCTGGTCAGATTTCCATTCCTGTTTTTCTTAAGATTGCGATTCAAATAGCGCGTGTGCTGGAGCAGCTGCATAAACTGCATATTGTACACATGAATATCAGACCGGATACGATTGTCGTGGTGCCTTCCTCTCTACGAGTTAGTTTGACGGGCATGGGACACTCTGTGCTGTCGATGGACGGGGGCAGACAAGCAAGGAACATGCCGCTTATTGAGGGCTCTCCCCCTTATATGGCACCTGAGCGTACAGGGCAATTGAACCGCGTTGTAGATGGAAGTACCGATCTTTACTCATTAGGAGTAACTTTCTATGAAATGCTGGCAGGTCAACTTCCTTTTCATGCGAAGGATCCGCTAGAATGGGCCCATGCTCACTTAGCCAAAACGCCTCTTCCACTATTAACATTCAATTCGCAAGTACCTGCTATTATCGATGAAATCATAATGAAACTTCTTGAGAAAACAATCGATCGCAGATATAAGAGTGCGTATGGTTTGCGAATGGATTTAGAGAATTGCCTGCAGCAGTGGGAGGCAAACGGTGTTTGTGAGCGATTTATGATTGCCGGGCAAGATGGGCCGCTGCTGTTAGAGATAAATAGTGATACTTCGGATCAGCCTGTCCTGTTATCGGAGAAAATAGAATTTGAGACAAGCGAGTCAAGCAGCGGATACTCCCAGGTGCTAGAACTAGCTGCCGTCATGCGAGCCTCTCAAGCTTTTTCAGAAGAGACGGATTCCTATCATCTCCTCTCTAAATTAATGAGTATAATAATCGAGGTTGCGGGGGCGCAAAGAGGCTGTTTCGTAGCCACACGTGCAGCGGAACTATATGTGGAGCAGATTGTGGAAGCTGACAGTAGAGAACAGCCCTTAAGGGGAGGTATTCCGCTAAGTCGGTATGAGAACGTTTGCCAGAACTTAATCAGTTATGTGGCTTTTAAGCGTCAATTTGTTATCCTGGAAGAAGCGGTACGGGAAGGACTATTTACACAAGACCCTTATGTCCAGCTGCATAAACCCAAATCCGTATTAGGGCTGCCTATCATAGCTCAAGGGGAGCTGCAAGGAGTCCTTTATCTGGAAAATAATTTGACGTCTGGCGTTTTTGCTGCAGAGCGGTTAGGTGTCTTACATATGCTGGCTTCGCAAATCAATTATGTGCAAAGATTGCTGGGCTATTACGGCAGTTCACAGAGCATTCAAGAGCCTAAATTCGAAGGAGCGCTTTCGTCTCCCATGCCCTCTTTAACTGAACGGGAGATTGAAGTCTTGCAGTGGATGGCGGCAGGATTATCCAATAAAGAAATCGCAATGCGGTTAGTGATGTCCGCGGGGACAGTCAAGGTGCATATGAGAAATCTGTTTAGTAAATTGCACGTTAATAACCGAGTGAAAGCCGTCACCGTGGCCACTCAATTAAATTTGCTCCAAGCAACCTCAATTGCTGAATGA
- a CDS encoding helix-turn-helix domain-containing protein: MEIFKEPIPYQNPSLCMKVWRFTQSGKEQKDANPWHYHKEVEFILVEEGTHEIQTPNHVYSLNAGDLVVIGSSQLHRGRKIGDKDLVYIVLHIDLQPYFDPAMMMYYRHFLEILHPLEELNYIFRENEKAKKEIGMIITDTHHEVMGKNKGYEIAVSMHIKHLLLQLLRHDNRELLMTHVNVDADADIIRSLVAFVDEHLTEKIDMGAASQLAGMSYSYFSKFFKKKMGSSFTDYVNQKRISKAERMLVTEARSVGEIAESVGIENMAHFYELFKRFNGCTPKQYLRKMSADSQIK; this comes from the coding sequence ATGGAAATTTTTAAAGAGCCGATTCCCTATCAAAACCCGTCGTTATGTATGAAGGTGTGGCGATTTACCCAGTCGGGAAAAGAACAGAAAGACGCGAACCCCTGGCATTATCATAAAGAGGTTGAGTTCATTTTGGTTGAAGAAGGGACTCACGAAATTCAGACACCCAATCATGTCTATTCGCTTAATGCCGGGGATTTGGTGGTTATCGGTTCTTCTCAATTGCATAGAGGACGAAAGATCGGCGATAAGGATCTCGTCTACATCGTGCTGCATATCGACCTGCAGCCTTATTTCGATCCGGCTATGATGATGTATTACCGGCATTTTTTAGAAATACTTCATCCACTAGAAGAGCTGAATTACATTTTCCGGGAAAACGAAAAGGCGAAAAAGGAAATTGGCATGATTATCACAGATACACATCATGAGGTTATGGGGAAAAATAAAGGCTATGAAATCGCAGTCAGCATGCATATTAAGCATCTGCTCTTGCAGCTGCTTCGCCATGACAACCGGGAGTTGTTGATGACGCATGTCAATGTTGATGCGGATGCAGATATTATTCGGTCGCTTGTTGCTTTTGTGGACGAACATTTGACTGAGAAAATAGACATGGGAGCGGCGAGCCAACTCGCAGGCATGAGTTACTCTTACTTCTCCAAATTTTTCAAAAAAAAGATGGGATCCTCGTTTACGGATTACGTTAATCAAAAACGTATTTCCAAAGCTGAGCGAATGCTCGTTACCGAAGCCCGTAGTGTCGGAGAAATTGCCGAGTCTGTGGGTATAGAGAATATGGCCCATTTCTACGAGTTGTTCAAACGATTCAACGGGTGTACTCCTAAGCAATATCTTCGCAAAATGAGTGCGGATAGCCAAATCAAATAA